Below is a window of Eriocheir sinensis breed Jianghai 21 unplaced genomic scaffold, ASM2467909v1 Scaffold702, whole genome shotgun sequence DNA.
TCAGGTTTTGttgagtttagggtatcttcaacctcccttccttgcccattcccttgaggtcatttCCAGCAATATTTATTAAGCAAGAGAGCTTGTATGGCTAGTTGCTTGTGTGCTTCTAAATTGTatgccttttcattttttcttccttcttttctgtttaatctctttcccttcctcctcttccttatctctcttcctcatcctcctcctctcccttccttcctcctactcctcctcctgagagagcccgggttcgattcctgggcagagCGGAAAATTTGGGGCTTTTCGATACTTCACGCCCCTtgccacccagcagtgaatgggtaccaggtattaatcgggttgtgtcctgtctcctgagGTCTGTtcctctcctataattccttcccttctgtctctctccgcatatgaccactgatgttgtgtcctgtctcctggggtctgttccttctcctataattcctccccttctgtctctctccgcatatgaccacagatgttgtgtcccgtctcctggggtctgttccttctcctataattccttcccttctgtctctctccggcatatgaccacagatgttgtgtcctgtctcctggggtctgttccttctcctataattccttcccttctgtctctctccgcatatgaccacagatgttgtgtcccgtctcctggggtctgttccttctcctataattccttcccttctgtctctctccgcatatgaccacagatgttgtgtcccgtctcctggggtctgttcctctcctataattccttccatttctgtctctctccgcatatgaccacagatgttgtgtcccgtctcctggggtctgttccttctcctataattccttcccttctgtctctctccggcatatgaccacagatgttgtgtcctgcctcctggggtctgttccttctcctatcattccttcccttctgtctctctccgcatatgaccacagatgttgtgtcccgtctcctggggtctgttccttctcctataattccttcccttctgtctctctccgcatatgaccacaggtgttgtgtcctgtctcctggggtctgttccctctCACTATGCTGGATtcctctctctcgcgctctcgctctctctctctctctctctctctctctctctctctgtggtggatagtggagtgtttcccatgtggtattggtgtgctgggtatcccttcactggtagcctggtaacatacactcccaggtctttctctgcccctgtggtggatagtggagtgcttcccatgtggtattggtgtgctgggtatcccctcccaaggtgcaagacattagattttccttcattgaattgtagcagacactttttgatccattgctGTAGCTTGGAAATGTTGTCTTTTTAGGAAatttgcagtcaaggggttgagtATATATTGGTGGGCTTTGTGTTGTAGtacattatatctatctatctatatgagagagagagagagagagagagatttgtgactgactctctctctctctctctctatgttataATAATGTCTCATACTATAACAATATAATTCTTTCCTTAGGTAACTTACTTAATTAATAATGTCTTGTGCTTTACCTGTGTATTtgagcattgtgtgtgtgtgtgtaaggctgtcAGTTCTACTCTCTCTaaatgtatgtttctctctctctctctctctctctctctctctctctctcctacttactcttcctcctccattcatcaaATTTatacccatttccttccttccttttctctccttccttaaatctctctcttccatttcattccattaataaaaatttgtattcacagattcggaggaagaagaagaggaggaagagataacaagaggaacagaagaaggagaagaagaagtactctctctctctctctctcacacacacacacacacacactcacacactcatacacacacacagtaaaacacacaatttcttcttaatttcaaaaactttattaatatatattttgacaacgtTCAATCAGGTTCCACAGACTGGCTCCTCCCCGAACCCTTCTGTGGGGGCATAATTTGAGCCCCATAGAAGGCCGGGGGAAGATCTCGCCAATGGAACCttatacacagacatacatatatacacacagagagtacctcctctctctctttcctcctcttgatgTGGCAGTGTCAGGAGAAGAGATCACCTGGGAGACTCAACAAGTCCTGGAGAtgttcaagatatatatatatatatatatatatatatatatatatatatatatatatatatatatatatatctcacctcacctcaccacagcCCACAGGACCCCACAGGATGTCCTACCACAGTATGTTGACAATCCCCACAGACACCTACCCCCCAGCCACATAAAAGGACCCCCCTCTCTGTCTCAGGTCACAAGGTCAACAGGATGTCACCCTACAGACACATGCCCTCTTAGACAGCAACCCAACCCACACCATAGATAGCCACATgacctcccctgtgtgtgtgtgtgtgtgtgtgtgtgtgtgtgtgtgtgctgttgataaataaagatggacttgtagtgtgtgttattattattgttattccaatgggtttgaagagagagagagagagagagagagagagagagagagaaaagcagatgttaaaggagagaaaatgctATGGATTAGAAGGAAGACGATAATACGgctgaaggaggagatgaaagaaggagagagcaaagagagggagggagagaaactgaagaatggaacaagagagaaagactggaaaggaagggagaggaagggacaggagtcttgcccatacaacaattatctggacctctgcagactgggaacttggggacaggtggagaggaagggagggaaggagagggagggacaggagtcttgcccatacaacaattatctggacctccacagactgggaacttgggggagagggagaggaagggagggaaggagagtgagggacaggagtcttgcccttacaacaattatctggacctctgcagactgggaacttgggggagagggagaggaagggagggaaggagagggagggacaggagtcttgccctTACAACAATTATCCGGACCTctgcagactgggaacttgggggagagggagaggaagggagggaaggagagggagggacaggagtcttgcccttacaacaattatctggacctccacagactgggaacttggggagagggagaggaagggaggggagaggagggacaggagtcttgcccatacaacaattatctgacctccacagactgggaacttggggaATGTTGGAGAGGATGGTAGGGATGGTGAGGGTGGGAAGGAGTCTTGCCCttacaacaattatctggacctctgcagactgggaacttgggggagagggagaggaagggagggaaggagtcttgcccatacaacaattatctggacctccacagactgggaacttgggggagagggagaggaagggagggaaggagagggagggacaggagtcttgcccttacaacaattatctggacctctgcagactgggaacttgggggagagggagaggaagggagggaaggagagggagggacaggagtcttccccatacaacaattatctggacctctaactaactaactaagatAATGACAACTTAACTCTATGACAAAGAGCAGCAGCAGACAGCCAGGCACTTGATGAAAAGCATAGGACAAGTGAAGCTTCTGGGTCATGTGCTGAGGAGGAGAGTGACTGCTTgcttggaaggaagaagaggaagtcagAATGGCTGGCCTGCTGCAAGACATGGATGGCAGACACAGTGTGGCTGatgacagggaggggaagggacaggaagggaaggaaagggaaggaagggaggggaaaggaaggaaggaaggaaggaagggaaggaaagggaagggaaaggaaggaagggaagggaagggaagggaagggaagggaagggaaggaaagggaagggaaaggaagggaagggaaagaaaaggaagggaagggagaggtccaTGGTCGCTTTGCCCCCTCGCTGAAGGTAAAGACGACTTGAATCAGAAACAAAGGAAGGTCGCTTGGACTTGAGACTTCCTTCAGCTATTTCTTGGACTATGATGGACTGTAGGGGCTGACTCTGGGGTCTTCTGAgatggtcttccttccttcctttggttctTCCTTTCGACCTTTTCCGGAGCTGTGGACAAACAGACTCATTAgcatcctgttgttgttgttgttgttatttcccttccttttctttcctttcctttcccttcctttccttaccttccttccttccttccttccctccttccttccttccttccttccttccttccttcccttccttccatttcctttcttccttccttcttatccttcctttccttccttccttttccttccttccttcctttccttcctattctttcctccacccctgacAGTCTGCCCTGAGCTGCCCTGTCCATTCCAAGTCCCCCCGGCAGGATGGATCTTTCAGCGTAAAATTCAGACTACTGCTCTGAGCATCCTATTTCATCCTTAACACATTTCCTAACTGTTTTAGGCTGTGGATCATTGCCTCAGTGCACAGGggagtagcacacacacacacacacacacacacacacacacacacacacacacacacacacacacacacacatggattggAGTAAAACAGGAAATTCTATGAGAAGAAATGTATTTACCAGTGGCAAATCTTTAAAATTTGGCACCTGGGGCAGTACAGTGATTTGGTGATCATATAGTCCTCGGTAAAAGTAGCATCAAATGTCAGGCCGTGGAACACCAGCGACCTCAAAGGTGTGTACTTTATAGGAACAGCGCAGCTAAAATCCAGGGCCAGGGAGAGCCATCACTGGGCCCTGGTACTATGAGTGTCATTGGGCCCCTACCATttactctcccatttttttccctcctggtcGGGTGACTGGCCCCCTTTGAGACCGGGCCCTGGTGTAAAGAtaccagcttcacccccctctcacGGGCCCTGCTAAAATCACACTTTGACTCAACTGGAGAAATTTTGGCGCACCAAAAACCGCGCGCCCGGGGCCTTGGCTCCCCCAATACTTGGCTGCTGGTATTTACACGTCTATTACATCACGCTGTTGGAAACCCAATGAATCAATTTACTGTTTGTACagcttcttaacacacacacacacgcacacacacatgcacacacactcatacagatggacacacacacacacacacacacagcttcagaaaatgcaaataaacacacacacagtcagattgaaacacacacacacacacacacacacacacacacacacacacacagcttcagaaaatgcaaataaacacacacacagtcagattgaaacacacacacacacacacacacacacacagcttcagaaaatgcaaataaacacacacacacagtcagattgaaacacacacacacacacacacacacacacacacacacacacacacaaacacaaaaagaaaataaacaaacacacagacagagtgaaacacacacacacacacacacacacacacacacacacacacacacacagcttcacacacacacacacacacacacacaaaggcagatTACATTGGACTCAAGAGTTTCTTCGCTGGGGTAGAttggactgatatgaagaggaggattgATATTGAATTTAAAGACAAGACCAAATAAGAATAAcagagacaaatataaaaaaagaaagaaatgaatatgtgaaaataatgagagaagaggaagctaaatttgaaagaagattAGTTTTAGTTGTGAGGAAGAACCAAAATGTTTTACAAATtcataaatggaagggaaggaaggaagggaagggaaggaaaggaaggaaggaaaggaaggaaggaaggaagggaaggaaagaaggaagggaaggaaggaaaggaaaaggaaaggaagggaaggaaggaaggaaaggaaggaaggaaggaaggaaggaaggaaggaaggttaatgaaggtaaaggaaagggaaggaagggaaggaaaggaaaggaaggaaggaaaggaaaaaggaaggaaggaagggaaggaaggaggaaggaaggaaggaaggaaaggaaggaaggaaggaaggaggaaggaaggaaggaaagaaggaaaaggaagggaagaagaggaaggaaagggaagaagggaaaggaaaagaaaaaaaggatggaaaggaaaggaaggaaggaagggaggaaaggaaaggaaaggaaaggaaggaagggaaggaggaaggaaaggaaaggaaaggaaggaaaggaaaggaaagggaaaggaaaggaaggaaggaagggaaaggaaagaaaaggaaagaaaaggaaggaagggaaaggaaggtagaaggaggaaaggaaaggaaaggaagggaagggacaggacgttaggaaggagggaaaggaaaggaagggaatggaagggaagggaaaggaaggtaggaaggagggaaaggaaaggaaagaaaaggaagggaggggaaaggaaggtaggaaggagggaaaggaaagaaaaggaagggaagggaaaggaaggtaggaaggagggaaaggaaaggaaaggaaaggaagggaagggaaaggaaggtaggaaggagggaaaggaaaggaaaggaaaggaagggaagggaaaggaaggtaggaaggagggaaaggaaaggaaaggaaaggaagggaaaggaaaggaaggtaggaaggagggaaaggaaaggaaaggaagggaaaggaaaggaaaggaagggaaaggaaggaagggaaggaaaaggaagttagaaATAAATGCAGGAGCGgaaacacttaaagaaaaaagtgtattctacgagaaggacgaagaaattccagaaatattaaaataaaaatgttcataaagtgtttacgaaagaGACCGACTTTGACAGGGGCTCGAAAACCATACTGAAGAGAAGCTAAAttatgtaaaggttgagaaaggggaactgttgaGGCTGACGGAACCTTTAGACGGAAGGAAAGCCATAGGGATCACATCTCCGGGCAAGTCTTGAAAGTGTATAactaattattttatttatttattttttttacagctaaggagacagctcaagggcacaaagaataaaaaaagcccgctactcactgctcccgaacagaggttaaaggagtgtccaaaatgagaggtcagtttcgggaggagaggtgtcctgataccctcctcttgaaagagttcaagtcgtaggcaggaggaaatacagatgaaggaagattgttccagagtttaccagcgtgagggatgaaagagtgaagatgctggttaactcttgcataaggggtttggacagtatagggatgagcatgagtagaaagttgtggagtatatgttaccaggctaccagtgaagggatatccagcacaccaataccacatgggaaacactccactatccaccacagaggcagagaaagacctgggagtgtatgttaccaggctaccagtgaagggatatccagcacaccaataccacatgggaaacactccactatccaccacagaggcagagaaagacctgggagtgtatgttaccaggctaccagtgaagggatatccagcacaccaataccacatgggaaacactccactatccaccacagaggcagagaaagacctgggagtgtatgttaccaggctaccagtgaagggatatccagcacaccaataccacatgggaaacactccactatccaccacagagaaagacctgggagtgtatgttaccaggctaccagtgaagggatatccagcacaccaataccacatgggaaacactccactatccaccactatggcagagaaagacctgggagtgtatgttaccaggctaccagtgaagggatatccagcacaccaataccacatgggaaacactccactatccaccacagagaaagacctgggagtgtatgttaccaggctaccagtgaagggatatccagcacaccaataccacatgggaaacactccactatccaccacagagaaagacctgggagtgtatgttaccaggctaccagtgaagggatatccagcacaccaataccacatgggaaacactccactatccaccacagagaaagacctgggagtgtatgttaccaggctaccagtgaagggatatccagcacaccaataccacatgggaaacactccactatccaccacagaggcagagaaagacctgggagtgtatgttaccaggctaccagtgaagggatatccagcacaccaataccacatgggaaacactccactatccaccacagagaaagacctgggagtgtatgttaccaggctaccagtgaagggatatccagcacaccaataacacatgggaaacactccactatccaccacagaggcagagaaagacctggcagtgtatgttaccaggctaccagtgaagggatatccagcacaccaataccacatgggaaacactccactatccaccacagaggcagagaaagacctggagtgtatgttaccaggctaacagtgaagggaaatccagcacaccaataccacataggaaacactccactatccaccacagagaaagacctgggagtgtatgttaccaggctaccagtgaagggatatccagcacaccaataccacatg
It encodes the following:
- the LOC126993994 gene encoding uncharacterized protein LOC126993994 isoform X15; its protein translation is MWYWCAGYPFTGSLVTYTPRSFSASVVDSGVFPMWYWCAGYPFTGSLVTYTPRSFSVVDSGVFPMWYWCAGYPFTGSLVTYTPRSFSVVDSGVFPMWYWCAGYPFTGSLVTYTPRSFSVVDSGVFPMWYWCAGYPFTGSLVTYTPRSFSVVDSGVFPMWYWCAGYPFTGSLVTYTPRSFSASVVDSGVFPMWYWCAGYPFTGSLVTYTPRSFSVVDSGVFPMWYWCAGYPFTGSLVTYTPRSFSVVDSGVFPMWYWCAGYPFTGSLVTYTPRSFSVVDSGVFPMWYWCAGYPFTGSLVTYTPRSFSVVDSGVFPMWYWCAGYPFTGSLVTYTPRSFSASVVDSGVFPMWYWCAGYPFTGSLVTYTPRSFSASVVDSGVFPMWYWCAGYPFTGSLVTYTPRSFSASVVDSGVFPMWYWCAGYPFTGSLVTYTPQLSTHAHPYTVQTPYARVNQHLHSFIPHAGKLWNNLPSSVFPPAYDLNSFKRRVSGHLSSRN
- the LOC126993994 gene encoding uncharacterized protein LOC126993994 isoform X9 translates to MWYWCAGYPFTGSLVTYTPRSFSASVVDSGVFPMWYWCAGYPFTGSLVTYTPRSFSVVDSGVFPMWYWCAGYPFTGSLVTYTPRSFSVVDSGVFPMWYWCAGYPFTGSLVTYTPRSFSVVDSGVFPMWYWCAGYPFTGSLVTYTPRSFSASVVDSGVFPMWYWCAGYPFTGSLVTYTPRSFSVVDSGVFPMWYWCAGYPFTGSLVTYTPRSFSASVVDSGVFPMWYWCAGYPFTGSLVTYTPRSFSVVDSGVFPMWYWCAGYPFTGSLVTYTPRSFSVVDSGVFPMWYWCAGYPFTGSLVTYTPRSFSVVDSGVFPMWYWCAGYPFTGSLVTYTPRSFSVVDSGVFPMWYWCAGYPFTGSLVTYTPRSFSASVVDSGVFPMWYWCAGYPFTGSLVTYTPRSFSASVVDSGVFPMWYWCAGYPFTGSLVTYTPRSFSASVVDSGVFPMWYWCAGYPFTGSLVTYTPQLSTHAHPYTVQTPYARVNQHLHSFIPHAGKLWNNLPSSVFPPAYDLNSFKRRVSGHLSSRN
- the LOC126993994 gene encoding uncharacterized protein LOC126993994 isoform X37, which encodes MWYWCAGYPFTGSLVTYTPRSFSASVVDSGVFPMWYWCAGYPFTGSLVTYTPRSFSVVDSGVFPMWYWCAGYPFTGSLVTYTPRSFSASVVDSGVFPMWYWCAGYPFTGSLVTYTPRSFSVVDSGVFPMWYWCAGYPFTGSLVTYTPRSFSVVDSGVFPMWYWCAGYPFTGSLVTYTPRSFSVVDSGVFPMWYWCAGYPFTGSLVTYTPRSFSVVDSGVFPMWYWCAGYPFTGSLVTYTPRSFSASVVDSGVFPMWYWCAGYPFTGSLVTYTPRSFSASVVDSGVFPMWYWCAGYPFTGSLVTYTPRSFSASVVDSGVFPMWYWCAGYPFTGSLVTYTPQLSTHAHPYTVQTPYARVNQHLHSFIPHAGKLWNNLPSSVFPPAYDLNSFKRRVSGHLSSRN
- the LOC126993994 gene encoding uncharacterized protein LOC126993994 isoform X18; the protein is MWYWCAGYPFTGSLVTYTPRSFSASVVDSGVFPMWYWCAGYPFTGSLVTYTPRSFSVVDSGVFPMWYWCAGYPFTGSLVTYTPRSFSVVDSGVFPMWYWCAGYPFTGSLVTYTPRSFSVVDSGVFPMWYWCAGYPFTGSLVTYTPRSFSASVVDSGVFPMWYWCAGYPFTGSLVTYTPRSFSASVVDSGVFPMWYWCAGYPFTGSLVTYTARSFSASVVDSGVFPMCYWCAGYPFTGSLVTYTPRSFSVVDSGVFPMWYWCAGYPFTGSLVTYTPRSFSVVDSGVFPMWYWCAGYPFTGSLVTYTPRSFSASVVDSGVFPMWYWCAGYPFTGSLVTYTPRSFSASVVDSGVFPMWYWCAGYPFTGSLVTYTPRSFSASVVDSGVFPMWYWCAGYPFTGSLVTYTPQLSTHAHPYTVQTPYARVNQHLHSFIPHAGKLWNNLPSSVFPPAYDLNSFKRRVSGHLSSRN
- the LOC126993994 gene encoding uncharacterized protein LOC126993994 isoform X6; translated protein: MWYWCAGYPFTGSLVTYTPRSFSASVVDSGVFPMWYWCAGYPFTGSLVTYTPRSFSVVDSGVFPMWYWCAGYPFTGSLVTYTPRSFSVVDSGVFPMWYWCAGYPFTGSLVTYTPRSFSVVDSGVFPMWYWCAGYPFTGSLVTYTPRSFSASVVDSGVFPMWYWCAGYPFTGSLVTYTPRSFSASVVDSGVFPMWYWCAGYPFTGSLVTYTARSFSASVVDSGVFPMCYWCAGYPFTGSLVTYTPRSFSVVDSGVFPMWYWCAGYPFTGSLVTYTPRSFSVVDSGVFPMWYWCAGYPFTGSLVTYTPRSFSVVDSGVFPMWYWCAGYPFTGSLVTYTPRSFSVVDSGVFPMWYWCAGYPFTGSLVTYTPRSFSVVDSGVFPMWYWCAGYPFTGSLVTYTPRSFSASVVDSGVFPMWYWCAGYPFTGSLVTYTPRSFSASVVDSGVFPMWYWCAGYPFTGSLVTYTPRSFSASVVDSGVFPMWYWCAGYPFTGSLVTYTPQLSTHAHPYTVQTPYARVNQHLHSFIPHAGKLWNNLPSSVFPPAYDLNSFKRRVSGHLSSRN
- the LOC126993994 gene encoding uncharacterized protein LOC126993994 isoform X16, which produces MWYWCAGYPFTGSLVTYTPRSFSASVVDSGVFPMWYWCAGYPFTGSLVTYTPRSFSVVDSGVFPMWYWCAGYPFTGSLVTYTPRSFSVVDSGVFPMWYWCAGYPFTGSLVTYTPRSFSVVDSGVFPMWYWCAGYPFTGSLVTYTPRSFSASVVDSGVFPMWYWCAGYPFTGSLVTYTPRSFSASVVDSGVFPMWYWCAGYPFTGSLVTYTARSFSASVVDSGVFPMCYWCAGYPFTGSLVTYTPRSFSVVDSGVFPMWYWCAGYPFTGSLVTYTPRSFSASVVDSGVFPMWYWCAGYPFTGSLVTYTPRSFSASVVDSGVFPMWYWCAGYPFTGSLVTYTPRSFSASVVDSGVFPMWYWCAGYPFTGSLVTYTPRSFSASVVDSGVFPMWYWCAGYPFTGSLVTYTPQLSTHAHPYTVQTPYARVNQHLHSFIPHAGKLWNNLPSSVFPPAYDLNSFKRRVSGHLSSRN
- the LOC126993994 gene encoding uncharacterized protein LOC126993994 isoform X45 — its product is MWYWCAGYPFTGSLVTYTPRSFSASVVDSGVFPMWYWCAGYPFTGSLVTYTPRSFSVVDSGVFPMWYWCAGYPFTGSLVTYTPRSFSVVDSGVFPMWYWCAGYPFTGSLVTYTPRSFSASVVDSGVFPMCYWCAGYPFTGSLVTYTPRSFSASVVDSGVFPMWYWCAGYPFTGSLVTYTPRSFSASVVDSGVFPMWYWCAGYPFTGSLVTYTPRSFSASVVDSGVFPMWYWCAGYPFTGSLVTYTPQLSTHAHPYTVQTPYARVNQHLHSFIPHAGKLWNNLPSSVFPPAYDLNSFKRRVSGHLSSRN
- the LOC126993994 gene encoding uncharacterized protein LOC126993994 isoform X38, which translates into the protein MWYWCAGYPFTGSLVTYTPRSFSASVVDSGVFPMWYWCAGYPFTGSLVTYTPRSFSVVDSGVFPMWYWCAGYPFTGSLVTYTPRSFSVVDSGVFPMWYWCAGYPFTGSLVTYTPRSFSVVDSGVFPMWYWCAGYPFTGSLVTYTPRSFSASVVDSGVFPMWYWCAGYPFTGSLVTYTPRSFSASVVDSGVFPMCYWCAGYPFTGSLVTYTPRSFSASVVDSGVFPMWYWCAGYPFTGSLVTYTPRSFSASVVDSGVFPMWYWCAGYPFTGSLVTYTPRSFSASVVDSGVFPMWYWCAGYPFTGSLVTYTPQLSTHAHPYTVQTPYARVNQHLHSFIPHAGKLWNNLPSSVFPPAYDLNSFKRRVSGHLSSRN
- the LOC126993994 gene encoding uncharacterized protein LOC126993994 isoform X46, giving the protein MWYWCAGYPFTGSLVTYTPRSFSASVVDSGVFPMWYWCAGYPFTGSLVTYTPRSFSVVDSGVFPMWYWCAGYPFTGSLVTYTPRSFSVVDSGVFPMWYWCAGYPFTGSLVTYTPRSFSVVDSGVFPMWYWCAGYPFTGSLVTYTPRSFSASVVDSGVFPMCYWCAGYPFTGSLVTYTPRSFSASVVDSGVFPMWYWCAGYPFTGSLVTYTPRSFSASVVDSGVFPMWYWCAGYPFTGSLVTYTPQLSTHAHPYTVQTPYARVNQHLHSFIPHAGKLWNNLPSSVFPPAYDLNSFKRRVSGHLSSRN
- the LOC126993994 gene encoding uncharacterized protein LOC126993994 isoform X35: MWYWCAGYPFTGSLVTYTPRSFSASVVDSGVFPMCYWCAGYPFTGSLVTYTPRSFSVVDSGVFPMWYWCAGYPFTGSLVTYTPRSFSASVVDSGVFPMWYWCAGYPFTGSLVTYTPRSFSVVDSGVFPMWYWCAGYPFTGSLVTYTPRSFSVVDSGVFPMWYWCAGYPFTGSLVTYTPRSFSVVDSGVFPMWYWCAGYPFTGSLVTYTPRSFSVVDSGVFPMWYWCAGYPFTGSLVTYTPRSFSASVVDSGVFPMWYWCAGYPFTGSLVTYTPRSFSASVVDSGVFPMWYWCAGYPFTGSLVTYTPRSFSASVVDSGVFPMWYWCAGYPFTGSLVTYTPQLSTHAHPYTVQTPYARVNQHLHSFIPHAGKLWNNLPSSVFPPAYDLNSFKRRVSGHLSSRN
- the LOC126993994 gene encoding uncharacterized protein LOC126993994 isoform X22; amino-acid sequence: MWYWCAGYPFTGSLVTYTPRSFSASVVDSGVFPMWYWCAGYPFTGSLVTYTPRSFSASVVDSGVFPMCYWCAGYPFTGSLVTYTPRSFSVVDSGVFPMWYWCAGYPFTGSLVTYTPRSFSASVVDSGVFPMWYWCAGYPFTGSLVTYTPRSFSVVDSGVFPMWYWCAGYPFTGSLVTYTPRSFSVVDSGVFPMWYWCAGYPFTGSLVTYTPRSFSVVDSGVFPMWYWCAGYPFTGSLVTYTPRSFSVVDSGVFPMWYWCAGYPFTGSLVTYTPRSFSASVVDSGVFPMWYWCAGYPFTGSLVTYTPRSFSASVVDSGVFPMWYWCAGYPFTGSLVTYTPRSFSASVVDSGVFPMWYWCAGYPFTGSLVTYTPQLSTHAHPYTVQTPYARVNQHLHSFIPHAGKLWNNLPSSVFPPAYDLNSFKRRVSGHLSSRN
- the LOC126993994 gene encoding uncharacterized protein LOC126993994 isoform X19, with product MWYWCAGYPFTGSLVTYTPRSFSASVVDSGVFPMWYWCAGYPFTGSLVTYTPRSFSVVDSGVFPMWYWCAGYPFTGSLVTYTPRSFSASVVDSGVFPMCYWCAGYPFTGSLVTYTPRSFSVVDSGVFPMWYWCAGYPFTGSLVTYTPRSFSASVVDSGVFPMWYWCAGYPFTGSLVTYTPRSFSVVDSGVFPMWYWCAGYPFTGSLVTYTPRSFSVVDSGVFPMWYWCAGYPFTGSLVTYTPRSFSVVDSGVFPMWYWCAGYPFTGSLVTYTPRSFSVVDSGVFPMWYWCAGYPFTGSLVTYTPRSFSASVVDSGVFPMWYWCAGYPFTGSLVTYTPRSFSASVVDSGVFPMWYWCAGYPFTGSLVTYTPRSFSASVVDSGVFPMWYWCAGYPFTGSLVTYTPQLSTHAHPYTVQTPYARVNQHLHSFIPHAGKLWNNLPSSVFPPAYDLNSFKRRVSGHLSSRN
- the LOC126993994 gene encoding uncharacterized protein LOC126993994 isoform X12, which codes for MWYWCAGYPFTGSLVTYTPRSFSASVVDSGVFPMWYWCAGYPFTGSLVTYTPRSFSVVDSGVFPMWYWCAGYPFTGSLVTYTPRSFSVVDSGVFPMWYWCAGYPFTGSLVTYTPRSFSASVVDSGVFPMCYWCAGYPFTGSLVTYTPRSFSVVDSGVFPMWYWCAGYPFTGSLVTYTPRSFSASVVDSGVFPMWYWCAGYPFTGSLVTYTPRSFSVVDSGVFPMWYWCAGYPFTGSLVTYTPRSFSVVDSGVFPMWYWCAGYPFTGSLVTYTPRSFSVVDSGVFPMWYWCAGYPFTGSLVTYTPRSFSVVDSGVFPMWYWCAGYPFTGSLVTYTPRSFSASVVDSGVFPMWYWCAGYPFTGSLVTYTPRSFSASVVDSGVFPMWYWCAGYPFTGSLVTYTPRSFSASVVDSGVFPMWYWCAGYPFTGSLVTYTPQLSTHAHPYTVQTPYARVNQHLHSFIPHAGKLWNNLPSSVFPPAYDLNSFKRRVSGHLSSRN